The Pyricularia oryzae 70-15 chromosome 5, whole genome shotgun sequence genome includes a region encoding these proteins:
- a CDS encoding retinol dehydrogenase 12, whose protein sequence is MASQKFDPDSDIPSLSGKVILVTGGNIGLGQESILQLAKHDPKRIYLAARSEEKARKAMEAIEQKIGAAKSSVITFLPLDLGSFDSVRKAADTVKSQTDELHILLNNAGIMMTPAAKTKDGYEEQFGVNHMGHALLTRLLLPLLEKTAKSGADVRIVNLSSSGEMLAATDCFKDMSRYKTTMEDVQTVKRYGAAKLANVYHAQMLAQKYPSIKAVSLHPGVVKTNLMSRMKESWPILGPIVSSIISNVFCTSVADGVRNQLWAAVSNDVVSGEFYHPVGLLGKGSPATKKVKEAENLWEWTEKELDAYLNK, encoded by the coding sequence ATGGCGAGTCAAAAGTTTGACCCTGACAGCGATATTCCGAGCCTTTCAGGCAAGGTCATTCTTGTGACTGGTGGCAATATCGGCCTCGGGCAGGAATCCATTCTGCAATTGGCCAAACATGATCCAAAACGCATATACCTCGCAGCGCGCAGCGAAGAAAAGGCCCGAAAGGCAATGGAAGCTATTGAACAAAAGATAGGCGCCGCAAAATCCTCGGTCATCACATTTCTGCCGCTCGATTTGGGCTCGTTCGATAGCGTCCGTAAGGCCGCCGACACGGTCAAGTCGCAAACAGACGAGCTCCACATCCTGCTTAACAACGCAGGCATTATGATGACGCCGGCCGCCAAAACTAAGGACGGTTACGAGGAACAGTTTGGTGTTAACCACATGGGCCATGCATTGCTTACCCGCCTGCTGCTTCCGCTGCTCGAAAAAACTGCCAAGAGTGGCGCTGACGTCCGCATCGTCAACCTCTCATCGTCCGGTGAGATGCTGGCCGCCACCGATTGTTTTAAGGACATGTCGAGGTACAAGACCACCATGGAGGATGTGCAAACGGTTAAACGATACGGTGCGGCTAAGCTGGCCAACGTCTACCACGCGCAAATGCTCGCGCAGAAATACCCCAGCATCAAGGCTGTATCGCTCCACCCGGGGGTTGTTAAGACCAACCTGATGTCGCGTATGAAGGAGAGCTGGCCCATATTAGGACCGATCGTTTCTTCAATCATCAGCAACGTCTTTTGCACATCTGTAGCAGACGGCGTCAGGAACCAGCTTTGGGCGGCCGTAAGCAATGATGTTGTTAGTGGCGAGTTTTACCACCCCGTCGGCCTCTTGGGTAAGGGCTCGCCGGCGACTAAGAAGGTGAAGGAGGCTGAAAATTTGTGGGAGTGGACCGAGAAGGAATTGGATGCGTATTTGAACAAGTGA
- a CDS encoding sugar transporter STL1 gives MGKFFFGLTGHHLAVLQIALIVAPSFILFGYNQAGLGGLIGLKDWARTFPEIDTIHKKDAGTSTLQGFVVATCVIGAFFGSLMCGYTGDKFGRRHVIAFAGLCCLVGAVLECSAFSLAQLIVGRIIVGLGIGQLSTIVPVWQSETSGAKNRGRHVVLDGLFICVGFVLESWINLGFFQFNDGPVTWRPPIAIGIIFALTLIASIYLFPESPRWLVAMNRSSEAREVLAALRGLPEDSMEVQAELSGIELSLEETTGSGAKLSDMLDPNNEDKLLYRFGLCILLQFYQQMSGTNLVSVYATILFQDNLGMSPELSRVLTGGALTWKFLASFLAFICIDRFGRRVCFMISGCGMGACMIALAISTSFDEGNRAAQIAAGCFIYLFNTFVPIGFLGANFLYCTEVAPVRLRMVMSSISTANHWLWNFVIIMVTPVAISTIGWRYYIVFSVICACIPVSVYFLYPETMGRNLEEIDFMFRDSPSAWATVKYARTRPVAMPQEFAKKNKTDHVEGVAVNDDSDNTPRASG, from the exons ATGGGCAAGTTCTTCTTCGGCCTCACGGGCCACCACCTGGCCGTGTTGCAGATAGCCCTCATCGTGGCGCCGTCCTTCATCCTGTTCGGCTACAACCAGGCCGGACTGGGCGGCCTGATCGGCCTCAAGGACTGGGCCCGGACCTTTCCCGAAATCGACACCATTCACAAAAAGGACGCGGGCACGTCGACGCTCCAGGGCTTCGTCGTTGCCACCTGTGTCATTGGCGCCTTCTTCGGCTCCCTCATGTGCGGCTACACAGGCGACAAGTTTGGCCGCCGCCACGTCATCGCCTTTGCCGGCCTCTGCTGCCTCGTCGGAGCCGTTCTCGAGTGCTCCGCCTTTAGCCTCGCCCAGCTGATCGTTGGCCGCATTATTGTCGGCCTGGGAATCGGCCAGCTCAGCACCATCGTGCCCGTCTGGCAGAGCGAGACCAGCGGCGCCAAAAACCGCGGCAGGCAcgtagtgctcgatgggctcTTTATCTGCGTCGGCTTCGTTCTCGAGAGCTGGATCAAC CTCGGTTTCTTCCAATTCAACGATGGCCCCGTCACTTGGCGCCCTCCCATCGCCATCGGTATCATTTTTGCCCTGACTCTCATCGCCAGCATTTACCTCTTCCCCGAGAGCCCTCGCTGGCTGGTGGCCATGAACCGCAGCTCCGAGGCGCGCGAGGTGCTTGCGGCCCTGCGTGGCCTTCCCGAGGACTCGATGGAGGTTCAGGCCGAGCTGTCGGGTATCGAGCTCTCACTCGAGGAGACCACTGGCTCGGGGGCCAAACTGAGCGACATGCTCGATCCCAACAACGAGGATAAGCTGCTGTACCGCTTCGGCCTCTGCATCCTGCTCCAGTTTTACCAGCAAATGTCGGGAACCAACCTCGTGTCCGTCTACGCCACCATCCTGTTCCAGGACAACCTGGGAATGAGCCCCGAGTTGTCGCGCGTGCTCACGGGCGGCGCCCTGACCTGGAAGTTTTTGGCCTCCTTCCTGGCTTTTATCTGCATCGACCGCTTCGGCCGCCGCGTCTGCTTCATGATCTCGGGGTGCGGAATGGGCGCGTGCATGATCGCGCTAGCAATTTCGACTTCGTTCGACGAGGGCAACCGCGCGGCCCAGATCGCGGCCGGCTGCTTCATCTACCTCTTCAACACCTTCGTCCCCATCGGATTCCTGGGCGCCAACTTTTTATACTGCACCGAGGTCGCTCCCGTCCGCCTCCGCATGGTTATGTCGAGCATTTCCACTGCCAACCACTGGCTCTG GAACTTTGTCATTATTATGGTTACGCCCGTAGCCATCTCGACCATCGGGTGGCGCTACTACATTGTCTTCTCCGTCATTTGCGCCTGCATCCCCGTCAGCGTTTACTTCCTCTACCCCGAGACCATGGGCCGCAATCTCGAGGAGATTGATTTCATGTTCCGCGATTCGCCCTCGGCTTGGGCCACGGTCAAATACGCAAGGACGAGGCCAGTGGCTATGCCCCAGGAGTTcgccaagaagaacaagacagACCACGTCGAGGGTGTCGCCGTCAACGACGATTCGGATAATACCCCCAGGGCCAGCGGTTAA